In Alteromonas sp. V450, the following proteins share a genomic window:
- a CDS encoding response regulator encodes MFSVLVCDDSLVARKQVAKCLPQDWDVAVHFAKNGQDALAALAEGKGDLLLLDLNMPVLDGYGTLEEIRKQGLKTKVIVVSGDIQPEAHERVTSLGALDFIRKPIDPQNLSAMLDKHNILHTEATPVEEVEPLDPDIRDCYQEITNIAMGQAGDHLARTMNVFVELPIPNVNLIEVSELHMMLSDIESHEEVTAVCQGFLGPGVSGEALCILSDSSFDDVAKILNVEGEVDDQLQLELLMDAASILIGTCLTGLANQMDINFSQGHPIVLGQHRAITEIISMNQIKWKRTLAIELSYGLEGYNVQCDLVLLFTEESMKMMNSKLAHLLEDF; translated from the coding sequence ATGTTTTCAGTACTCGTTTGTGACGATTCTCTAGTTGCGCGTAAACAGGTCGCAAAATGTCTTCCACAAGATTGGGATGTGGCGGTGCATTTTGCAAAAAATGGCCAAGACGCGCTTGCTGCTTTGGCGGAAGGAAAGGGGGATTTACTCTTACTCGACCTGAACATGCCCGTTTTAGATGGTTATGGTACGCTTGAAGAAATACGCAAACAGGGGCTCAAAACCAAGGTAATTGTAGTTTCAGGTGATATACAGCCAGAGGCACATGAGCGCGTTACCTCGTTAGGCGCGCTCGACTTTATCCGAAAACCGATAGATCCCCAAAATCTATCGGCAATGCTTGATAAACACAATATTTTGCACACTGAGGCAACGCCTGTTGAAGAAGTTGAACCGCTAGATCCTGATATTAGAGACTGTTATCAAGAGATCACGAATATTGCTATGGGACAAGCGGGCGATCACCTGGCGAGAACCATGAATGTGTTTGTTGAACTTCCCATCCCCAATGTAAACCTCATTGAAGTGTCTGAATTGCATATGATGTTGTCGGACATAGAAAGCCATGAGGAAGTCACTGCCGTATGCCAAGGCTTTCTAGGGCCGGGCGTAAGTGGTGAAGCACTTTGCATTTTAAGCGATTCTAGTTTTGACGATGTGGCAAAAATTCTTAATGTCGAAGGTGAAGTAGACGACCAGCTCCAGCTCGAATTACTTATGGACGCCGCGAGCATCCTAATTGGTACTTGCCTGACAGGCTTAGCAAATCAAATGGATATTAATTTTAGCCAAGGTCATCCTATTGTGCTGGGGCAGCATCGTGCTATCACTGAAATCATCAGCATGAATCAGATAAAATGGAAGCGCACGTTAGCGATAGAACTGAGTTATGGGCTAGAAGGGTACAACGTGCAGTGTGACCTTGTTCTGCTATTTACAGAAGAGTCGATGAAGATGATGAATTCGAAGCTTGCCCATTTATTGGAGGATTTCTAA
- a CDS encoding PAS domain-containing protein produces MSQHLDELQEFHWMMDMLQTVDVGIVVLDRNLTVQVWNGFMESHSGLLPSEVRDKSLFSLFPTIKKEWFIKKTRPVFDLKTRAFMTWEQRPYLFKFPNYRPITGSELYMYQNITLSPLTSATGEVNYISMMIYDMTDVAVGKKQLEALQVTMSEAQESKHAL; encoded by the coding sequence ATGAGTCAGCATTTAGACGAATTGCAGGAATTCCACTGGATGATGGACATGCTACAGACCGTTGATGTGGGTATTGTCGTGCTGGACAGAAACCTTACAGTGCAAGTATGGAATGGTTTTATGGAAAGCCACAGTGGTTTATTACCCAGTGAGGTGAGAGATAAGTCATTGTTTTCTTTGTTTCCCACTATAAAAAAAGAATGGTTTATTAAAAAAACTCGTCCTGTCTTTGATCTAAAAACGCGGGCGTTTATGACGTGGGAGCAGCGTCCCTATTTATTTAAGTTTCCAAACTATCGGCCGATTACAGGTAGTGAGTTATACATGTATCAAAATATAACGCTTTCTCCATTAACGTCTGCGACGGGAGAGGTGAACTATATAAGCATGATGATTTACGATATGACAGATGTGGCCGTGGGTAAAAAGCAGCTTGAAGCGTTGCAAGTAACCATGTCAGAAGCGCAAGAGTCCAAGCACGCCCTCTAG
- a CDS encoding DUF3718 domain-containing protein, giving the protein MSIFTYKSKSILAALVMALSAGSAMAQGYPLEMENDLIAVCEAIKGDSRVLLKRAVKATGLDLKTLHAGLVCNGQDMMTFAASNGAANTSRLIANRLNLQDTTLTAQR; this is encoded by the coding sequence ATGTCAATATTCACTTATAAAAGCAAAAGTATCTTGGCTGCGTTAGTAATGGCGCTCAGTGCTGGTTCTGCCATGGCCCAAGGTTATCCGCTAGAGATGGAAAATGATCTTATCGCCGTATGCGAGGCCATCAAAGGAGATAGCCGAGTCTTGCTTAAAAGAGCTGTGAAGGCTACGGGATTAGATTTAAAGACGCTACATGCAGGATTAGTTTGTAATGGTCAAGACATGATGACGTTTGCAGCGTCCAATGGCGCAGCTAACACCAGCAGACTCATTGCCAACCGGCTTAACCTTCAAGATACCACGCTAACCGCGCAACGTTAA
- a CDS encoding DUF1566 domain-containing protein: protein MQYCLYVISRYFPLVIRRGAMIFAAVFLVSACGGGSDSGGTNSAVLVVNAGADTTVTEGVTVDLSATASGGDSSYTFNWSSSPALAITHADTTLSAASFVAPSVDATTRYTLTVSVNDQSGNTASDAVVITVAPVNIAPQAIIDIPQWDNLQQGVFPGGVEVILDGTASSDEDSAGGAIDTYTWSQTSGVNVIAGADTNLSTLTITTPIAVDSQQLTFQLEVTDGEGASDTATVTLTVQSESETLPISDAGFSQSVFSGEIIILEGSASSSVAAFSDLTFLWEQSTNSSLDTGQTIDDDTKLSTFAVAPLVEEATLVAYTLTVTDPNGNSVEDTINVRIRPMPTPLLNDTGVLQQATNSALTLAQQNDFPGQDGQKGADVIDKNGFIEKAGRGKAGFDFTRLNANGDEQDADVAQWSCVRDNVTGLVWEVKTNDGTLQDNSFTYTWYSEENNGGFAGDQAGTNASCLLNTCNTSAYVEAINTQGLCGFYDWRLPTHQELFSLMHLGLRDSTAIDDDYFPNTGVFSSQPLWYWTSVPSADGVSSDDARNAWALDFNSGVDNFLNKSSAGKVRLVRAGR, encoded by the coding sequence ATGCAATATTGTCTGTATGTGATATCTCGTTATTTTCCGCTTGTTATTCGACGCGGTGCAATGATATTTGCTGCAGTTTTTTTGGTTAGTGCCTGCGGTGGTGGCAGTGATTCAGGAGGCACTAACTCAGCTGTCTTAGTGGTTAATGCTGGCGCAGATACAACGGTTACAGAAGGTGTCACAGTCGATTTAAGTGCAACCGCTAGTGGAGGGGATAGCAGCTATACCTTTAATTGGAGTTCGTCTCCTGCTCTTGCGATAACGCACGCAGATACAACGTTATCTGCCGCTAGCTTTGTCGCACCATCGGTAGATGCGACAACCCGCTATACGTTAACCGTATCAGTCAACGACCAAAGCGGTAATACCGCAAGTGATGCGGTAGTAATTACTGTTGCACCAGTAAATATTGCTCCTCAGGCAATCATTGACATACCCCAATGGGATAACTTACAGCAAGGCGTTTTTCCCGGCGGCGTTGAGGTTATTTTAGATGGTACTGCAAGCAGCGATGAAGATAGTGCCGGTGGCGCAATAGATACGTACACTTGGTCGCAAACCAGTGGTGTTAATGTCATTGCTGGCGCTGACACAAACCTTTCAACATTGACGATTACCACGCCTATTGCCGTTGACTCTCAGCAGCTCACCTTCCAATTAGAAGTGACTGATGGCGAGGGAGCGAGTGACACAGCAACAGTAACGCTTACCGTGCAATCCGAATCAGAAACTCTTCCCATATCAGATGCTGGTTTTTCTCAGTCAGTTTTTAGCGGTGAAATTATTATTTTGGAGGGAAGTGCAAGCAGCAGTGTGGCAGCGTTTAGTGACCTAACGTTTTTGTGGGAACAAAGTACAAATTCATCGCTAGACACGGGGCAAACTATTGACGATGACACCAAACTTTCGACATTTGCAGTAGCACCGTTAGTCGAGGAAGCGACATTGGTTGCTTATACGTTGACGGTAACCGATCCAAACGGAAACAGTGTTGAAGACACCATTAACGTGCGTATTCGTCCTATGCCAACGCCTTTATTGAACGATACCGGTGTTTTGCAACAGGCAACAAACAGTGCGCTTACGCTAGCACAGCAAAATGACTTTCCTGGGCAAGATGGTCAAAAGGGTGCCGATGTAATAGATAAGAACGGCTTTATTGAAAAGGCTGGGCGAGGCAAAGCGGGGTTCGATTTTACTCGTTTAAATGCTAATGGTGATGAGCAAGATGCAGATGTTGCGCAGTGGTCGTGCGTTAGAGATAACGTAACAGGACTAGTGTGGGAAGTGAAAACCAACGACGGAACATTGCAAGATAACAGCTTCACTTACACATGGTACAGCGAAGAGAATAATGGTGGGTTTGCCGGTGATCAAGCAGGCACAAACGCAAGCTGCCTTTTAAATACATGTAATACATCGGCATATGTTGAGGCCATTAATACACAAGGGCTTTGTGGGTTTTATGATTGGCGATTGCCTACCCATCAAGAGCTGTTTTCTTTAATGCATTTAGGTTTGAGAGACAGTACGGCAATTGATGATGACTACTTTCCTAATACAGGGGTATTTTCGTCCCAACCGCTGTGGTATTGGACGTCAGTACCAAGCGCAGATGGTGTAAGTAGTGATGACGCGCGCAATGCTTGGGCATTGGATTTCAATTCAGGTGTGGACAATTTTTTAAATAAATCTTCTGCTGGAAAGGTTCGCTTAGTCAGAGCGGGGCGTTAA
- a CDS encoding CidA/LrgA family protein, whose product MHQAISWAVGAVYVLACYSLGMMAVAISGIAFPGALIGLMLLLFLLFIIPSAERNIACFVTLPLRHMSLFFVPAVLGVSLYWGDIKSNAVSLVIAIVITTVISLGFTAVFSQKLLHKKKEKVRSSCGPSNTTVNGKHTGMNKR is encoded by the coding sequence GTGCACCAGGCAATCAGTTGGGCTGTTGGCGCGGTATATGTGTTAGCGTGTTATTCTTTAGGTATGATGGCTGTTGCCATAAGCGGCATTGCCTTCCCAGGAGCGCTGATAGGCCTCATGCTGTTACTATTTTTACTTTTTATCATTCCCTCTGCAGAGCGCAACATTGCGTGTTTTGTTACGTTACCCCTTCGCCATATGTCACTTTTTTTTGTACCGGCAGTGCTTGGCGTATCGCTTTATTGGGGTGATATAAAAAGTAATGCCGTTTCGTTAGTAATCGCAATAGTAATTACAACTGTGATTAGCTTGGGTTTCACTGCCGTATTTTCGCAGAAGTTGCTTCATAAAAAGAAAGAAAAAGTTCGCTCAAGCTGTGGGCCTTCTAACACAACAGTTAACGGCAAACATACGGGCATGAACAAGCGATGA
- a CDS encoding PEP-CTERM sorting domain-containing protein, which translates to MKNKFLKGLVASVALAVSGLANAGLITFTPSGTSTVSQGTDLYWDMLSDATSTSSLGSVGEFLLTGHGDFHFNNAVADMVNIGTGTGGYLFSLGEMIGASSNWSNTDFFVGTTDYAGIMSFGESGIFGLSFQLAGQTHYGWVNISENDSGTQSILGWGYESVAGRAIAAGVTDVPEPTTLAVFALGLMGLASRKFKKHA; encoded by the coding sequence ATGAAAAATAAATTTTTAAAAGGCTTAGTGGCTAGCGTTGCTTTGGCTGTTAGTGGATTAGCTAATGCTGGATTAATAACATTTACTCCATCAGGAACATCAACAGTGTCTCAAGGTACAGATTTGTATTGGGATATGCTTTCAGATGCGACCTCAACTTCATCCTTAGGTTCAGTGGGTGAGTTTTTACTTACGGGTCATGGTGATTTCCATTTTAATAACGCTGTTGCTGATATGGTTAATATTGGTACAGGAACTGGAGGCTATCTATTTTCATTGGGAGAAATGATAGGAGCAAGTAGTAACTGGAGTAATACTGACTTTTTTGTTGGAACAACAGATTACGCAGGAATAATGAGTTTCGGTGAATCTGGCATATTTGGATTATCATTTCAACTAGCGGGTCAGACACACTATGGCTGGGTAAATATTTCTGAAAATGATAGTGGAACACAAAGCATTCTCGGTTGGGGATATGAGTCAGTTGCAGGAAGAGCTATTGCAGCAGGTGTTACTGATGTACCAGAACCAACAACGCTTGCAGTTTTTGCTCTAGGTTTAATGGGGTTAGCTTCTCGTAAATTTAAAAAACATGCTTAA
- a CDS encoding MbnH family di-heme enzyme — protein sequence MKSKISNRWQALAVSSILLITACNKAPTPYVWSLPYNIPPPIEQPDNPMTNESVALGKALFFDTALSADNSMSCSSCHIPEFAFSEPQKVSVGVSGEPLSRNALALVNVAYNASFTWAHNNLESIEKQILIPLFNEHPIEMGVTGNEETILARLNTTYYRQSVKAAYGDDAITMDRVVKSLANYVRSLVSFQSPFDKYAYEGDDNALSAQQIQGLNLFFSERTECFHCHGGINFTQSSMHSANGFVAQPFHNTGLYNVDGKGSYPDSDMGLYSVTFDVKDMGKFRAPTLRNIALTAPYMHDGSINTLHEVIDFYARGGNHANVANPYRSPFIKRFVLSDEEKKALVAFLESLTDPSFIDKHKN from the coding sequence ATGAAGAGTAAGATCAGCAATAGGTGGCAGGCGTTGGCGGTAAGCTCGATATTGCTGATAACCGCTTGTAACAAAGCACCTACCCCTTATGTTTGGTCTTTACCCTATAATATTCCACCGCCAATAGAGCAACCTGACAACCCTATGACCAACGAAAGCGTTGCGTTGGGCAAAGCGCTTTTTTTTGATACCGCATTAAGTGCTGACAACAGTATGTCCTGTAGCAGTTGCCATATTCCTGAATTTGCATTTTCAGAGCCCCAAAAGGTATCTGTTGGGGTCAGCGGTGAGCCGTTGTCGCGCAATGCCCTTGCACTTGTGAACGTGGCTTACAATGCTTCATTTACATGGGCTCACAACAATTTGGAAAGCATTGAAAAGCAAATTCTTATTCCTCTTTTTAATGAACACCCTATAGAAATGGGCGTCACTGGAAATGAAGAAACAATATTGGCAAGACTGAATACAACGTACTATCGACAGAGCGTTAAAGCGGCCTATGGTGATGACGCAATCACAATGGATAGAGTTGTAAAGTCTTTGGCCAACTATGTTAGAAGCTTGGTGTCGTTTCAAAGCCCGTTCGACAAGTATGCTTACGAGGGAGACGACAACGCACTCTCGGCCCAGCAAATACAAGGTTTGAATCTGTTTTTTTCTGAGCGAACCGAGTGTTTTCACTGTCATGGAGGAATAAACTTTACGCAGTCGTCCATGCACAGTGCAAATGGCTTTGTCGCACAGCCTTTCCATAATACTGGCCTGTACAATGTTGACGGTAAAGGCAGTTATCCAGACTCTGATATGGGGCTTTATAGCGTTACGTTTGATGTAAAAGATATGGGTAAATTCAGGGCACCTACATTGCGAAATATCGCCCTTACTGCCCCCTATATGCATGACGGAAGTATCAATACGCTTCATGAAGTAATCGATTTTTACGCCCGTGGAGGAAACCATGCTAACGTGGCTAACCCTTATCGAAGTCCGTTTATTAAACGTTTTGTTTTGTCAGATGAAGAAAAAAAGGCGCTGGTGGCGTTTTTAGAATCCCTCACCGACCCATCTTTTATCGACAAACACAAAAATTGA
- a CDS encoding LrgB family protein: protein MSALITTTIIPNSIVVNTFAIGGICWLFLTLGFYWIAIQVSRFFKGNVAFHPIIVTALLVALSIQLSGTSVMEYQMSASLLHWLLGPVTVALALPIYRQWHKVKRHGWRLLVCIGFGGVIAPSTAWLSLFILDAPMSLQLTMLVKSITTPLAMESSAQIGGIPALAAVFVIITGIVGAISSGFIFDILNIQERQAQGVALGTVAHAIGTAKAVQMGEEVAAISTLALCINGIFTAFIIPLLLSVLI from the coding sequence ATGAGCGCGTTAATTACAACTACCATTATTCCAAACAGCATTGTTGTAAATACTTTTGCAATAGGTGGTATATGTTGGCTTTTTTTAACGCTTGGCTTTTATTGGATAGCAATTCAAGTGAGCCGTTTTTTTAAAGGCAACGTTGCTTTTCATCCCATAATTGTAACCGCTTTACTTGTGGCGTTGAGTATACAGTTAAGCGGTACTAGTGTGATGGAATACCAAATGTCAGCGTCTTTGCTGCACTGGTTATTAGGCCCTGTAACGGTTGCCCTTGCGCTGCCCATCTACAGGCAGTGGCACAAGGTCAAACGGCACGGTTGGCGCCTTCTTGTATGCATTGGTTTTGGTGGTGTTATTGCACCGAGTACCGCTTGGTTGTCACTATTTATTCTAGATGCGCCGATGAGTCTTCAGCTAACGATGCTAGTAAAATCGATAACCACACCACTTGCTATGGAGTCGAGTGCCCAGATTGGCGGGATCCCCGCTTTAGCGGCAGTATTCGTTATTATTACGGGTATTGTCGGTGCTATTTCATCAGGTTTTATTTTTGACATACTCAACATTCAAGAACGCCAGGCACAGGGCGTCGCGCTTGGTACTGTGGCTCACGCTATAGGCACTGCAAAAGCGGTGCAAATGGGGGAGGAAGTGGCTGCTATATCTACGCTTGCGCTTTGTATTAATGGCATTTTTACCGCGTTTATAATTCCACTGCTATTATCAGTGCTTATTTAA
- the hemW gene encoding radical SAM family heme chaperone HemW, translating into MRNPPLSLYIHIPWCVQKCPYCDFNSHGLKSDLPEKEYVAHLLDDLAIDAKRIGDRPVETIFIGGGTPSLFSSEAMADILNGVKERVNLSDTAEITMEANPGTVEAGKFAGFYQAGVNRISVGIQSFQPKHLKVLGRIHNESQAENAVKQAHSAGLPTFNLDLMHGLPEQSVENAMSDLKQGIELNPYHLSWYQLTIEPNTPFYSKPPELPDEDILWEIQEKGHSLLERAGYHQYEISGYAKAGHQCRHNLNYWRFGDYLGIGCGAHGKITDAANGTIHRTVKVKHPRGYMEMSRPYLDTQTLVSRDDLPFEFFMNRFRLVEPCPISDFNDFTGTELTDDVKRALSDAHQQGLLSISDSHWQVTAKGRRYLNSLLSCFV; encoded by the coding sequence TTGCGTAATCCACCGCTTAGCCTTTATATCCACATTCCTTGGTGTGTTCAAAAGTGTCCGTACTGTGATTTTAACTCTCACGGGCTTAAGTCTGATTTACCCGAGAAAGAATATGTGGCGCACCTGCTGGACGATTTAGCCATTGATGCCAAACGTATTGGCGACCGCCCTGTCGAGACTATCTTTATAGGCGGTGGCACGCCCAGTTTGTTTTCAAGCGAGGCCATGGCTGACATCTTAAACGGCGTAAAAGAGCGGGTTAATTTGAGCGACACTGCTGAAATAACCATGGAAGCCAACCCAGGTACCGTTGAGGCAGGTAAGTTTGCGGGCTTTTATCAGGCAGGCGTAAACCGAATATCGGTGGGCATTCAAAGCTTTCAGCCGAAGCATTTAAAAGTGCTAGGCCGTATTCACAATGAAAGCCAAGCTGAAAATGCGGTAAAACAAGCACACAGTGCGGGGCTACCCACGTTTAATTTAGATCTTATGCATGGTCTACCTGAGCAAAGCGTAGAGAATGCCATGTCAGATTTAAAGCAAGGTATTGAGTTAAATCCCTATCACCTGTCGTGGTACCAGCTTACTATCGAGCCAAACACGCCTTTCTATTCAAAACCACCAGAGCTACCTGACGAAGACATTCTGTGGGAAATACAGGAAAAAGGCCACAGCCTTCTAGAGCGTGCGGGCTATCACCAGTACGAGATTTCAGGCTACGCCAAAGCAGGCCATCAATGCCGCCATAACCTGAATTACTGGCGCTTTGGCGACTACTTAGGCATTGGCTGTGGTGCCCACGGAAAGATTACCGATGCCGCTAATGGCACTATTCATCGTACCGTAAAAGTGAAGCATCCAAGAGGCTACATGGAAATGAGCCGACCGTATTTAGATACGCAAACGCTGGTAAGTAGAGACGACCTGCCGTTTGAGTTCTTTATGAACCGGTTTCGTTTAGTTGAGCCTTGCCCGATAAGTGATTTTAATGACTTCACAGGTACTGAATTAACAGATGACGTTAAGCGCGCCCTGTCTGATGCTCATCAACAAGGGCTACTTTCTATTTCAGATAGTCACTGGCAAGTAACCGCAAAAGGCCGTCGATATCTTAACTCTCTGCTTTCTTGTTTTGTATAG
- a CDS encoding DUF1566 domain-containing protein, which translates to MIRFNHSNLAATLMCAASIMTSVSANAQECLTEGVTTTPTENFESISTDALLDNTSDLIWKRCAEGQSWDGTTCNGEAVKYTWQEALQLAARASNEDLLGWRLPNVKELATLTERSCVRPAINSVLFPSTPSDDFWTSTPSVDDPDRAWVVAFFNASHSIKEKERFVYVRLVRTFSDE; encoded by the coding sequence ATGATCAGATTTAATCACAGCAATTTGGCAGCGACACTAATGTGTGCTGCTTCTATTATGACTTCTGTGTCTGCAAATGCGCAGGAATGCCTCACGGAAGGCGTAACAACTACGCCCACTGAAAATTTTGAGTCTATTTCAACGGATGCTTTGCTTGATAATACGTCTGACTTGATTTGGAAGCGATGCGCTGAAGGGCAAAGTTGGGATGGTACAACCTGTAATGGAGAAGCGGTAAAGTACACGTGGCAAGAAGCATTGCAACTTGCCGCTAGGGCAAGTAACGAAGATTTGTTGGGCTGGCGTCTTCCCAATGTTAAAGAGTTAGCGACGTTGACTGAGCGCAGCTGTGTTCGCCCGGCGATTAATAGTGTGCTATTTCCCTCAACCCCTTCAGACGACTTTTGGACATCTACTCCTTCGGTAGATGATCCGGACCGCGCGTGGGTGGTTGCATTTTTTAATGCTAGCCATTCGATTAAGGAAAAAGAACGATTTGTCTACGTGCGACTAGTACGTACTTTCAGCGACGAGTAA
- a CDS encoding YggN family protein, translating to MVKCLKAVFLTLSLFASVQSSAFAEYTCNIDFAYGLAVNHKQLRVMDKTRTVVQINEQSQLFIGGRWQTLNDEQRGWLKEYSSGLHYVVPKMIVLATEGVDLAIDTIEHVYLGLVGSDHDSYERLNIAMKRVRHRVKDKFRHASNHYFIGPGSLESVDEFVDSEIEAQLEEAISTSVGGILSAISGITSGAGEVNQEKVAEITRQLNNVGDSLDVGDKATTLRKKAEWFCEKLKRLDVAEENLRASVPAFKPYNIITLHDNSAN from the coding sequence ATAGTAAAATGCCTTAAGGCAGTCTTCCTCACTCTTTCACTGTTCGCCAGTGTTCAATCTTCGGCATTTGCTGAATACACGTGCAATATTGATTTTGCTTACGGACTGGCCGTGAATCATAAGCAGTTACGCGTAATGGACAAGACTCGCACTGTTGTGCAAATCAACGAACAGTCGCAGCTGTTTATTGGAGGTCGTTGGCAGACGCTTAACGACGAGCAGCGAGGTTGGCTAAAAGAATATTCGTCAGGTCTCCATTATGTTGTTCCGAAAATGATAGTGCTTGCTACGGAAGGTGTAGATTTGGCAATAGATACCATTGAGCATGTTTATCTTGGTTTAGTGGGAAGCGATCACGACAGCTATGAACGCCTGAATATTGCAATGAAGCGAGTAAGACACCGCGTAAAAGATAAGTTTAGGCATGCAAGCAATCACTATTTTATTGGACCTGGATCACTCGAGAGCGTAGATGAGTTTGTTGACAGTGAAATAGAAGCTCAATTAGAAGAGGCGATATCGACTTCTGTTGGTGGAATTTTGTCTGCTATCAGTGGCATAACATCTGGTGCGGGAGAGGTAAACCAAGAAAAAGTCGCTGAAATTACCCGTCAACTAAACAACGTGGGCGATAGCCTTGATGTGGGCGACAAAGCCACAACATTGCGCAAAAAAGCAGAATGGTTCTGCGAAAAACTTAAACGGCTGGATGTAGCCGAAGAAAACCTGAGGGCAAGCGTACCTGCTTTTAAGCCTTATAATATTATTACGCTGCACGACAATAGCGCTAACTAA
- a CDS encoding exonuclease domain-containing protein — MTKYVFLDTETTGLDPLQGNHRIIDLACIEYEDAAPTGCVFNLKINPEGKKSVKRAFQVHGILDEDLVDKPTFSDIHQQFIEFIRGSHLIIFNAAFDLRFLNAELNRVNYTSTISDICAEVTCTMEFAKEKLGVRKISQDAACLRYGIDISSRTKHGALLDTTLCAELFIKLLDETAEPLKSTPQQNKHSPTKAIPIPRAYKNKETGSYTQLNFCKNPECENFGVVAKNSTYKANSELKRRLGKHNYQIE; from the coding sequence ATGACGAAATATGTCTTCTTAGATACGGAAACAACAGGTTTAGATCCCCTCCAAGGTAACCATCGAATTATCGACCTAGCCTGCATTGAATATGAAGATGCTGCTCCTACTGGTTGTGTGTTTAACCTCAAAATTAATCCTGAGGGAAAAAAGTCTGTTAAGCGAGCTTTTCAGGTTCACGGAATCCTAGATGAAGACTTAGTAGATAAACCTACCTTTAGCGATATTCATCAACAATTCATTGAGTTTATTAGAGGAAGTCACCTTATTATCTTCAATGCCGCGTTTGATTTAAGATTTTTAAACGCAGAGTTAAATCGCGTTAACTATACTTCAACCATTTCCGATATCTGTGCAGAAGTTACATGTACAATGGAATTTGCAAAAGAAAAACTTGGTGTTAGAAAAATCAGTCAAGATGCCGCTTGCTTGAGATACGGTATTGATATTTCAAGTCGAACAAAACACGGTGCGTTGCTTGATACGACTTTGTGTGCCGAGTTATTTATCAAATTACTTGATGAGACAGCGGAGCCATTAAAATCAACGCCACAGCAAAATAAACATTCACCAACAAAAGCGATACCCATCCCAAGAGCCTACAAGAACAAAGAGACAGGTTCATATACCCAGCTTAACTTTTGTAAAAATCCAGAATGTGAGAATTTTGGTGTTGTGGCAAAGAACTCAACGTACAAAGCCAATAGTGAGCTTAAGCGCCGATTAGGCAAGCACAACTATCAAATAGAGTGA
- a CDS encoding LytTR family DNA-binding domain-containing protein, translated as MIALVFLNSLSTQQRLVNLLSSRVEFSEVHQANSLSHSLALAEQHTRAIGFYSVHQSCRNIASQYWVGVGTKQCEAINAFSHNALGFISYPFNDTQLSNSIEYVAARYAIDQRDGRFKSFIYGLCAQYGVPELSLMATLKRKLDETTKHNVIAVRDEKGWSCLHPSEIKWIEAAGDYMCIHTLTENVVVRATLCDLLMRFGEENVKRCSRSLAVNPLHVARFEQHGNQQRVVMVDGETFKITQKYYYQFWQ; from the coding sequence ATGATTGCTTTGGTCTTTCTTAATTCATTATCCACTCAGCAAAGGTTGGTGAATTTGCTTAGCAGTAGAGTGGAGTTTAGCGAAGTTCATCAGGCTAATTCGCTTAGTCATAGTCTTGCTTTGGCAGAGCAACACACGCGCGCGATTGGGTTTTATTCCGTTCACCAATCATGCCGCAACATTGCTTCGCAGTATTGGGTTGGCGTTGGAACTAAACAGTGTGAGGCCATAAATGCTTTTTCTCACAACGCGCTTGGTTTTATTTCATACCCGTTTAATGATACCCAACTTTCCAATTCTATTGAATATGTGGCAGCAAGATATGCCATAGATCAGCGGGACGGAAGGTTTAAGTCGTTTATCTACGGGCTATGTGCTCAATATGGTGTTCCCGAACTGTCATTAATGGCTACGTTGAAAAGAAAATTAGACGAAACCACAAAACATAACGTTATTGCTGTCAGGGATGAAAAAGGGTGGAGTTGCCTACATCCGTCCGAAATAAAGTGGATTGAAGCGGCAGGTGACTACATGTGTATTCACACGTTGACTGAAAATGTGGTTGTCAGGGCCACGCTTTGCGATTTATTAATGCGATTTGGTGAAGAAAACGTAAAGCGCTGTAGCCGTTCTCTCGCGGTTAACCCCCTTCACGTGGCACGTTTTGAGCAACATGGTAATCAACAAAGAGTAGTAATGGTTGACGGAGAAACGTTCAAGATAACGCAAAAGTATTATTATCAATTTTGGCAATAG